One window from the genome of Nitrosospira multiformis encodes:
- a CDS encoding cell division protein FtsQ/DivIB — protein MWDNHQALDLLANTLFVLVALMVAYTASQWALSLPVLPVKALNVSASSSGKLKHVTREQIESAVHSEYIGSFLALDLNTMRQAFGKLPWVRVASVRRHWPQSLEVTLEEHVALARWGSDALVNTHGETFNAASDEVLPVFDGPAGSSHDMVRQYAVFTELLRPLQQRIEQMNLSPRRAWRVHLDNGTVLELGREQMESRMARYVLAHDHSIARLNRQLSYVDLRYPNGFAVR, from the coding sequence ATGTGGGATAACCATCAGGCGCTGGACTTGCTGGCCAATACACTATTTGTGCTGGTTGCGCTGATGGTGGCCTATACCGCCAGCCAGTGGGCGCTGAGTTTGCCGGTGTTGCCGGTGAAGGCGCTGAATGTTAGCGCTAGCAGCAGCGGCAAACTGAAGCATGTGACACGGGAACAGATCGAAAGCGCTGTTCATAGCGAATATATTGGAAGCTTCCTGGCACTTGATCTCAATACCATGCGCCAGGCATTCGGGAAGCTGCCCTGGGTGCGCGTTGCAAGCGTGCGGCGGCACTGGCCGCAGAGCCTGGAAGTGACGCTTGAGGAACATGTCGCGCTGGCACGCTGGGGCAGCGACGCATTGGTGAATACGCATGGTGAAACATTCAACGCCGCGTCTGATGAAGTACTGCCTGTATTCGATGGACCGGCGGGGAGTTCGCATGACATGGTGCGGCAGTATGCTGTCTTTACTGAACTGCTGCGACCCTTGCAACAGCGCATTGAACAGATGAATCTTTCACCCCGTCGTGCCTGGCGGGTTCACCTGGATAATGGAACCGTACTGGAACTCGGGCGCGAGCAGATGGAATCACGGATGGCGCGATATGTCCTGGCGCATGACCACAGCATTGCGCGATTAAACCGGCAACTGAGTTATGTGGATTTGCGTTACCCCAACGGATTCGCTGTGCGATAA
- a CDS encoding D-alanine--D-alanine ligase: protein MSRSAFGKVAVLLGGRSAEREISLKSGNAVLDALRRRGVDAHPFDPSEQHMEALLQQGFNRAHIALHGRYGEDGTVQGALELMGLPYTGSGVMASALAMDKWRTKLLWQAAGISTPRHILLNAQSDFDAVVKALGLPLIVKPSREGSTIGLSKVMAAMDLPAAYESAAKHDTMVLAEQFIEGVELTAAILGETPLPLVRIQTASGLYDYQAKYLSDDTRYFCPSGLSAAEEQAIQMQALQAHQTLGCEGWGRVDVILDKSGKPYFLETNTSPGMTDHSLVPMAAKAVGISFDDLVLRILELAHVG, encoded by the coding sequence ATGAGTCGCTCTGCTTTCGGAAAAGTTGCGGTTTTGCTAGGAGGACGTTCCGCTGAGCGTGAGATTTCACTCAAAAGCGGTAACGCGGTACTTGACGCGCTACGGCGCCGGGGCGTGGACGCTCACCCCTTCGACCCCTCTGAACAGCACATGGAGGCGCTTCTGCAGCAGGGTTTTAATCGGGCGCATATTGCCCTGCATGGGCGCTATGGTGAAGACGGTACCGTGCAGGGCGCTCTGGAGCTTATGGGTTTGCCTTATACCGGCAGCGGGGTCATGGCGAGTGCGCTGGCCATGGATAAATGGCGTACAAAGCTGCTATGGCAGGCGGCGGGAATCAGTACCCCCCGCCATATTCTGCTGAATGCCCAAAGTGATTTTGACGCGGTGGTAAAAGCGCTTGGCCTGCCGCTGATCGTCAAGCCATCCCGCGAAGGATCAACCATCGGCTTGAGTAAAGTCATGGCTGCGATGGACTTGCCGGCTGCCTATGAATCAGCGGCGAAGCACGACACCATGGTGTTGGCGGAGCAGTTTATCGAAGGGGTGGAACTGACTGCCGCCATTCTCGGAGAGACCCCGCTACCCCTGGTGCGGATACAGACGGCGAGCGGCTTATACGATTATCAGGCTAAATATCTTTCCGATGATACCCGGTATTTTTGCCCAAGCGGTTTATCCGCTGCGGAAGAGCAGGCAATTCAGATGCAGGCGCTGCAAGCGCACCAGACATTGGGGTGTGAAGGATGGGGCAGGGTGGACGTGATACTGGATAAATCCGGCAAACCCTATTTTCTTGAGACCAATACCTCTCCCGGCATGACCGACCACAGTCTCGTACCGATGGCGGCAAAAGCGGTGGGAATATCGTTTGATGATTTGGTGCTGCGGATACTGGAGCTGGCCCATGTGGGATAA
- the ftsA gene encoding cell division protein FtsA: MSRINENKNLIVGLDIGTSKIVAIVAEVKPEGGFEVIGMGSHPSRGLKKGVVVNIETTVMAIQRALEEAELMADCKIREVYTGIAGSHIKSFNSHGMVAIKDKEVSRLDVERVMETAKAVNILNDQQVLHVLNQEFIIDGQEDVREPIGMSGVRLEVKVHIVTGAVSAAQNIMKCVRRCGLEVRDLVLQPLASAMAVLSEDEKDLGVCLVDIGGGTTDIAVFTHGAIRHTAVIPIAGDQITNDIAMALRTPTKDAEDIKCRYGCALRGMADPRGMVEVAGVGERATRQLSRQTLAEVIEPRVEELYSLVQAELRRSGFEELLSSGIVITGGSSSLQGMVELGEEIFHMPVRLGLPHYRGGLAEVVLTPRCSTGVGLIMAGMEQVQRHQHTKLQGNSFKRILERMKSWFQGNF; the protein is encoded by the coding sequence ATGAGTAGAATCAATGAAAATAAGAACCTGATTGTCGGCCTCGATATCGGCACATCGAAGATTGTCGCCATCGTCGCGGAAGTCAAGCCCGAGGGTGGATTCGAGGTTATCGGCATGGGTAGCCATCCCTCGCGCGGCCTGAAAAAAGGCGTGGTCGTCAATATCGAGACGACGGTGATGGCGATCCAGCGCGCGCTGGAAGAAGCAGAGCTCATGGCCGATTGCAAAATCCGCGAGGTATATACCGGCATTGCCGGCAGCCATATCAAGAGCTTCAATTCGCATGGAATGGTTGCGATCAAGGACAAGGAAGTATCGCGGCTGGACGTGGAACGTGTGATGGAAACCGCCAAGGCCGTGAATATTCTCAACGACCAGCAAGTCCTCCATGTCCTCAACCAGGAATTCATTATCGATGGGCAGGAAGATGTGCGTGAGCCTATCGGCATGAGCGGCGTACGGCTGGAGGTTAAAGTGCATATCGTCACCGGTGCGGTGTCCGCGGCGCAGAACATCATGAAATGCGTGCGCCGCTGCGGACTGGAAGTGCGCGATCTGGTGCTGCAACCGCTGGCCTCGGCAATGGCCGTGCTGTCGGAAGACGAGAAAGACTTGGGCGTATGCCTGGTGGATATCGGCGGCGGCACCACCGATATCGCGGTATTCACGCACGGCGCGATTCGCCATACCGCGGTGATTCCGATTGCCGGAGACCAGATTACCAATGACATCGCGATGGCGCTGCGTACACCGACCAAGGATGCCGAAGACATTAAATGCCGCTACGGCTGTGCGTTGCGCGGCATGGCTGACCCGCGCGGAATGGTGGAGGTGGCGGGCGTGGGCGAGCGAGCCACGCGCCAGCTTTCCCGGCAGACGCTGGCGGAAGTGATCGAGCCGCGCGTGGAAGAGCTCTATTCCCTGGTGCAGGCTGAGTTGCGCCGCAGCGGTTTCGAGGAATTGCTTTCATCCGGGATCGTCATTACCGGCGGCAGCAGTTCCCTGCAAGGCATGGTGGAGCTTGGCGAAGAGATCTTCCACATGCCGGTGCGGCTGGGATTGCCGCACTATCGCGGCGGGCTGGCGGAAGTGGTGCTCACGCCGCGATGCTCCACCGGAGTAGGACTGATCATGGCCGGCATGGAGCAGGTTCAACGGCATCAGCATACCAAACTGCAAGGCAACTCATTCAAACGGATTCTCGAAAGAATGAAGAGCTGGTTTCAGGGCAATTTTTGA
- a CDS encoding DUF721 domain-containing protein, whose protein sequence is MAARKINFYLGALSTMPDHQRLFGYMDKLTAMQRVFMEIAPPQLAQRCALGGFFEGNLTLCAHNGAIAAKLRQILPSLLLKFRARGYEVTAIRITVQANYRAMTGHEASANGPTGRRQIGQAGVESLIELAAELPQSPLKEAVELLLKKQNGQEEES, encoded by the coding sequence ATGGCCGCACGCAAGATCAATTTTTACCTCGGCGCCCTCAGCACTATGCCCGATCATCAACGGCTATTCGGTTACATGGACAAGTTAACCGCGATGCAACGGGTATTCATGGAAATCGCCCCGCCACAATTAGCTCAACGCTGCGCTCTGGGTGGGTTCTTCGAAGGGAACCTGACCCTGTGCGCGCACAACGGTGCGATCGCAGCGAAACTCAGGCAAATTTTGCCGTCGTTATTATTAAAATTCCGGGCGAGAGGTTACGAGGTTACTGCAATTCGGATTACTGTGCAAGCAAATTACCGTGCTATGACAGGACATGAAGCATCTGCAAACGGGCCGACTGGGAGGCGGCAAATTGGACAGGCCGGCGTGGAAAGTCTGATTGAGCTGGCTGCGGAGCTGCCTCAGTCGCCTCTGAAAGAGGCTGTCGAATTATTGCTGAAGAAGCAAAACGGACAGGAGGAGGAATCCTGA
- a CDS encoding M23 family metallopeptidase, whose translation MNIILVSNNLAKARTLTLTNVHLVLLAAGFVLAAVLLAMALNYLSLRYADKIDSPTLRSLVLSVQAEEHQKTQSYLRDSLNAMAVRMGQMQAQLLRLDSVGARLSELSGIKPQEFLFNQNPGQGGVTSSLPSQDMSLLEISNKIQEMSLILDDRADKFGALDSVLMQDRLKKKMLPSVMPVSTKWYSSGFGVRIDPFTGRSVFHEGVDFTAATGTPIVAAAGGVVVYSGFHSEYGNMVDVDHGNDLVSRYAHASKRTVKVGQVVVRGQKIAEVGSTGRSTGPHLHFEVRHKGLPQNPSRFLKMPS comes from the coding sequence ATGAATATTATTCTAGTTTCCAATAATTTGGCAAAGGCAAGAACACTGACTTTAACCAATGTACATCTTGTACTGCTCGCGGCAGGGTTTGTGCTGGCGGCTGTGTTACTGGCGATGGCGCTGAATTATCTATCCCTGCGCTATGCTGACAAGATTGACAGCCCCACCTTGAGATCGCTGGTTCTGAGCGTGCAGGCGGAAGAGCATCAAAAGACCCAGTCATATTTGCGCGATAGCCTCAACGCGATGGCGGTCAGAATGGGCCAGATGCAGGCTCAACTGTTACGGCTCGATTCGGTGGGTGCGCGTTTGTCGGAGTTGTCGGGAATCAAGCCGCAGGAATTCCTGTTCAATCAGAATCCAGGGCAGGGAGGAGTCACTTCCTCCTTGCCGTCTCAGGATATGTCGCTTCTGGAAATCAGCAACAAGATCCAGGAAATGTCGCTCATATTGGATGACCGGGCCGACAAGTTTGGTGCGCTGGATTCCGTGTTGATGCAAGACAGGCTCAAGAAAAAAATGCTTCCCTCCGTTATGCCGGTCAGCACAAAATGGTACTCCTCCGGTTTTGGTGTGCGCATTGATCCCTTCACGGGAAGGAGTGTTTTCCACGAAGGGGTGGATTTCACAGCCGCAACGGGTACCCCGATCGTTGCCGCCGCAGGAGGCGTGGTCGTGTATTCCGGTTTCCATTCCGAATATGGTAATATGGTTGATGTTGACCATGGCAATGATCTTGTCAGCCGTTATGCCCATGCGTCCAAGCGTACGGTCAAAGTGGGCCAGGTGGTGGTGCGGGGGCAGAAGATCGCGGAAGTGGGCAGCACTGGCCGTTCCACCGGTCCGCATTTGCATTTTGAAGTCAGGCACAAGGGCTTGCCGCAAAATCCATCAAGATTTTTGAAGATGCCTAGTTGA
- the ftsZ gene encoding cell division protein FtsZ produces the protein MFEIMDTQTQEAVIKVIGIGGCGGNAVDHMIQNGVQGVEFISANTDAQALKRNQARTQLQLGSAITKGLGAGANPEIGRDAAMEDRDRIAELIEGADMLFVTAGMGGGTGTGAAPVVAQVAKELDILTVAVVTKPFSFEGRRLKAAQAGMEALSQHVDSLIVIPNDKLMVVLGDDVSMLDAFKAANNVLYGAVAGIAEVINCPGLVNVDFADVKTVMSEMGMAMMGSATAAGMDRARAAAEQAVASPLLEDVNLSGARGILVNITASSGMKMREVHEVMNTIKGFTADEATVIVGTVIDENMQDNLRVTMVATGLGGVGNRMQPKPLSVIHTRTGTDNIMFSDTVNWKELDAPAAIRTNRRRDATVEAMKQSGVDMLDIPAFLRKQAD, from the coding sequence ATGTTCGAAATAATGGATACACAAACTCAGGAAGCCGTTATCAAGGTCATTGGCATCGGCGGCTGCGGCGGCAATGCGGTGGACCACATGATCCAGAATGGGGTGCAAGGCGTCGAGTTCATTTCCGCCAACACCGATGCCCAGGCATTGAAGCGTAATCAAGCGCGCACCCAGTTGCAATTGGGTTCCGCGATCACCAAGGGATTGGGTGCGGGAGCCAATCCGGAAATTGGACGCGACGCGGCGATGGAGGACCGCGACCGCATCGCGGAACTGATCGAAGGCGCCGACATGCTGTTTGTCACCGCCGGCATGGGCGGCGGCACCGGTACCGGCGCCGCACCGGTGGTGGCGCAGGTGGCGAAGGAACTGGATATTCTTACCGTGGCGGTGGTTACCAAACCCTTTTCTTTCGAAGGAAGACGCCTTAAAGCGGCGCAGGCCGGCATGGAAGCCCTGTCGCAGCATGTCGATTCGTTGATCGTGATTCCCAATGACAAGCTCATGGTGGTGCTGGGTGATGATGTCAGCATGCTGGATGCATTCAAGGCAGCCAATAATGTGCTATATGGCGCGGTAGCGGGCATCGCGGAGGTGATCAATTGCCCGGGCCTGGTAAACGTCGATTTCGCCGACGTGAAAACCGTCATGTCGGAAATGGGCATGGCAATGATGGGCTCCGCAACGGCAGCGGGTATGGACCGCGCACGCGCGGCGGCGGAGCAGGCGGTAGCCAGTCCCCTGCTGGAAGATGTCAATCTCTCCGGTGCGCGGGGCATACTGGTAAACATTACCGCCAGCTCGGGAATGAAAATGCGGGAAGTCCACGAAGTCATGAATACCATCAAGGGCTTTACTGCCGATGAGGCCACCGTGATTGTCGGTACCGTGATCGACGAGAACATGCAGGACAACCTGCGGGTCACCATGGTGGCGACAGGGCTTGGCGGCGTGGGTAACCGCATGCAGCCCAAACCGCTGAGCGTGATTCACACACGCACCGGGACGGATAACATCATGTTCTCGGACACCGTGAACTGGAAGGAGCTGGATGCGCCCGCCGCGATCCGTACGAACAGGAGGCGCGATGCCACGGTGGAAGCCATGAAACAGTCGGGCGTGGATATGCTGGATATTCCGGCGTTTTTGAGGAAGCAGGCCGATTGA
- the murB gene encoding UDP-N-acetylmuramate dehydrogenase, with the protein MDMSEIKLTHGLRALRGEMRMNESMKKYTSWRAGGEAERIYMPADLADLAQFIRGLPEDEPVYMVGLGSNLLVRDGGVRGTVVVLHARLNDLRLEQRDEHDELIVAGAGVACAKVARFAALHSLAGAEFLAGIPGTVGGALAMNAGCYGAETWGIVERVQILSRTGQLRERVPGDYEIGYRHVILKPETKIEDRKGQDASGEEWFVGGGFRLLCGEDAASRKKIKELLTRRINTQPLNLPNAGSVFRNPPGDHAARLIESCGLKGFRAGGAMVSSKHANFIVNTGDATAAEIEAVIAAVRETVKEQTGIELVQEVRIIGSHESGRIQNFATDNLIGND; encoded by the coding sequence ATGGATATGTCAGAAATTAAATTAACTCATGGGTTGCGCGCTCTTCGTGGGGAGATGCGCATGAATGAGTCAATGAAAAAATACACTTCCTGGCGCGCGGGCGGCGAGGCGGAGCGTATCTATATGCCGGCTGATCTGGCCGATCTGGCTCAATTCATACGCGGCCTGCCGGAGGATGAACCCGTGTATATGGTGGGTCTCGGCAGTAATCTTCTGGTGCGCGATGGCGGGGTGCGCGGCACCGTCGTAGTGCTGCATGCCCGGCTTAATGATCTGCGGCTGGAACAGCGCGATGAACATGACGAATTGATAGTTGCCGGAGCGGGCGTGGCCTGCGCGAAGGTCGCCCGATTCGCGGCATTGCACAGTCTGGCGGGTGCGGAGTTTCTGGCGGGCATACCCGGTACGGTGGGCGGAGCGCTGGCGATGAATGCGGGTTGTTATGGTGCGGAAACCTGGGGAATTGTCGAACGGGTGCAAATACTCAGTCGCACAGGTCAACTGCGCGAACGCGTGCCAGGGGACTATGAGATTGGCTACCGGCACGTCATATTGAAGCCTGAGACAAAGATCGAGGATCGGAAGGGGCAGGATGCTTCCGGTGAGGAATGGTTTGTAGGGGGCGGATTCAGATTATTGTGCGGCGAAGATGCGGCATCGCGCAAAAAGATCAAGGAATTGCTCACCCGGCGCATCAACACTCAGCCATTGAATCTGCCCAATGCCGGGTCAGTGTTTCGCAATCCGCCGGGGGATCATGCGGCGCGGCTAATCGAGTCATGCGGGCTGAAGGGTTTTCGTGCCGGCGGCGCGATGGTTTCGTCCAAGCATGCAAACTTTATCGTAAACACCGGCGACGCCACGGCGGCTGAAATTGAAGCGGTGATTGCCGCGGTACGCGAAACCGTGAAGGAACAGACCGGGATTGAACTGGTGCAAGAGGTGCGAATCATTGGGTCCCATGAATCCGGTCGGATTCAAAATTTCGCCACTGACAATCTTATCGGGAACGATTGA